The window ACTGAGTTTCCTTTCCTGCACCGACTGCTGCACATCTGCCTGCGCAGTGTGCACCCCATGGGCTGCATGCCCTGCGCCGGGGGGGTGCTGTGACTGGCACCGGCAGCCCTTGGAAGTGCTGGACCTGGGTACTGCGGGTGCTCAGCatggagccaggcagggctcaGCCTCATAATTGGTCCCTGGGTTTTGTGATCGGcatcttcccccagccccaaagcCACGTGGAagtgcaggggctgtgcaggagggTTCCCTGGCCACAGTACCGGGAAGACAGCTGACAGCTTCACCCCAGGCCAGCCAGAGGCTGGAACTTGAGTGTCAGCCCAGAAAATATTCTCAGAGACATTTCTGTCCTGCAGAGAGCATGAGCCATGTGCATGCCTCATGGCACTGCTGGAGGGGCCAGGGAAGGAGCTCGCTAGTCCTACCACAGAAGGCACAGATGTTCATACATGGATTTGTTCTGACCCACGGCAGATACTGCCACAGAGATTATTTCATGTGCTTTGTTTGCAGggtggcagcagagctgaggaagAGTCACTGGTACGCAGGAGGCATGCTGTGCCTTGTGCCTTGAGAGATGGTGGAGACCCAGCAGGGGAAGCAAAACCCAAGGAGGGAATTGCGAATTTACTGAGTGCAAAGTTCGGTCTTCAAAACCCCTTTGTACACTGTGGCGAGTGATAAACCAACCAGGGAACAGCCAGAGACACACACAGTGACAGAGATGGGTGTAGGGCACATCATCAGGACCGTGTGGCAGCGCAGCTGGCTGCCACATGATATACGCATCTTGCATGGTCATAAACAGCAATCGCTTGGTATATTTTTCTTAGCCAAAGATTTATCCCCGAGCACCCCGCTCTCCCCAGTGAATACTGGATTTATTCCAGCACAGGACCCAAACCCACCCACCTCTCATCTGCAGCCATTTGCGTTGGGTAACCGCAAGATTGGCAGAAGAGCATTTCTCATCAGAGACAACCAGCGGCAGAGGAAGCCCTTACACTGTGGTGGACAGGATGGGTTCTCTATCATAGGAAGAAAAGACCTACAGCACTGTATAAGACATCCCTGGAATTTCTCCCTTCACCGCAGAAGCTCGTCCCTTCAAGAGGAGGGACAAATACTCCAGCACCCCCTCCGTCCGCACGTGTGGCGGGGGCCGTGTGGGACGTGCCTATGCTGAGCACAGTCATGCTTACCTGGATGCGGTGGGCTGGAAGGCTGCTCATGTACCGTCAGGGTGATGGTCAAGGTTTGGTGTCGTGGTCCGAACACGACAGTGTAGCCTCTGCTATCGCTGAGCCGCaggttctgcagcagcagggacccATTCTCCGGAAAGACCTTCGTGCGGCTCTGGTACGTGATGTGGGTGAAACAAGTTgcaaagcaggagctgggagtgCCTCTGGCACCCAGGGAGCAGTTGTGCACCGTGCAGGTGGTGAGCGGGCCCTGGCTGTCATTGAGTGTCCAGCGAATCGACACTGGGAAGCAAGGGGCACCATCAAACCTGTAGGagatgggcagcagcacagactcACCCACGGTGCCATTGACCGAATCCTGATGGATTTTGACATGGATACTCAGGTTTCtccctgcagagaagggcaaGAGGCAGATGAGTGGTGAGAGAGCACAGGCTGGACCCACTGCCCCTTCCCCTCTTTAAACACGGCCCCACGCAGGCGTTTGCAGCACACCTCGCCCCACCTCCCCCTGCGCTGCAGCCCCACGCACAGAAGCTGCTTCTCAGCAACACGcagctgctgcatccctggTTTTGGGGGGCTTCACAGGGGACCCGAGCTCTGGCAGAGaggggctctgcctgcacagcgcTTGCAGGGAGCTGTGTGGTCTGTGCCTGCCCGtgagccagagcagcagccccgcagggAGCTGTGAGATGGGCCCCAGCCATCCAACACCCCCGGTGTTATTTGTGCCTTGGCCCTTGCGCACACTGCACCGTTCCACAGCTGGGTTTGCCTCTCTGGCCACCTCCACGTGAAGCAGCTCTTGGTCCTTGCACCCTGATAGGAGAAGGGGAGGCAAAGGCACAGCCCCCTTCCACTCCTCATCTACCAGCGGAtggagcagcccctgccaccATGACCTTGCCTGGGACTGATGCCAGAGCAGGTCCCCATTGCCAGCTGTCACAGGGACGGGATTCCAGGGTGCCACCAGCGTGCTGTCGCCACCACCCAGCCAAGGAGCCACACCAGCATCACCCTCCACGGACCCCTCTGTGAGCTGCTCCCGGCAGCACACCCTGTGCCCTGGGACCCCAGCGCAGCCCAGACTCAccgaggagcagcaggagggagccgAGGCTCCAACGGCACCAGCCGGAGGACATCtcctctgggtgctggggccagccccactgcagcaggagaagcGGGAGCTCTGGGCAGCCGGTCACCACGCTGCCAGCGCGGGGTCAGAGCGGTCAGAGTCGGCACCGAGGCAGCCAGCGAGCATCTCCGAGCTGTCGCCTTGACAGAGGAGGAAGTCGGTGACTCTTCCTCAGCCCCCAGCGCAAGCCCAGGCTTTCTTCCTGTGCTCGGCGATCGCAGCCCACAGGCTGCTGCAACTGCTGGCGGTGGGACCCGGGGAAGAGTAGGGGTCCCGGAGGACAGCCAGCTGGCTGCCGGCCCTCACCCAGGAGAAAGGGCTTGCAAAGCCCCAGCCAGAGGAGCAGAGCCGCGGGCAGGCTCAGCGCAGACCCCAGCAGGCAGAGATGAGGGGGAAcccagtgctgcagagggaggtgctgctcctggggggctgggggagcccaAAGCAGGCACTGCTCGtggcagagagctgctgccGTGACCACGGAGCATGGCAAGGACAAGGGGGAGCTGCAAACATGGGAGCAAGGGGacagctctgccccagggaaCACCCAGTGCCCcatgccagctcctgcccccagGTTCATGATGGCCAGCACCTCGTTAGCAAGGGTGATTGCAAGGTGGTGGGTTGGGGCTCTCTCTCACGCAGCCGTCCCGCctgagaggcagctggagcagcagcagagccccgTCGGTCTAGTTCAACTTAATCTTGGTTGCTTCTTCTCAGAGCTGACCAAGGCTTTGTGACCACCACGGTGGGATGTGGGCCAGCGCTGGGGGAGCATGGCTGCAGCGGGGACCGGGCTACGAAGCTCTACAGCCCTCTTGGCTGCAACAGCACCATAAGATGTGCATGGGGTCACCTCATCTCGCCTGGTCACAGCAGGAACGTGACCATGGACAATGCTGAGAGGTGTCCACTTCCTCAGGGGACAACCAGAAAATACCCTGCAAAAGCAGCCCCCGATTCCTGGCAGCCCCACGCTGAGGTGCTTTGCCCTTTTTGGGATTGCCAGAACCTTTGGAAAATTATCTCCCCTCTGGCTCGGCAGCTGGAAGAGCCCAAAGCGATACTGCAGACACAGCCTTGGCTGTTGTGGGGAGCAGGCTGTTGGAGGGAGGGGTGCTTATTCCACTGGAGAGGGGTGCTGAATGGGGAGAGGGGTATTTGAGTGCAGGGAGCAGCGCTGCGCTGGGGCATGGGCTATCTGGTTGGTGACAAACAGGGCACCTTCCCCTCGCTGGTATGGAGAGCTGatccagggcagggggagacaCAAAGTGCTGCTGCGGAGGTGTCCGCACCATCGCTGGCAAACCAGGAACGTGCCAGGGTGGAAGCGCTTGCTTGAgaccccagccctgagccctctgccctgcagggatggggtggtcggggaggggggggggcagggggcaggcacCTCCACCGCATGCCCACGGGCAGGTCggggtggcagctgctgccacttgGGGCTGGGCACGGGGCGAAGCACATGCCACCTCCCACAGAGGAAAGAAACCTCAGTCACACAGGGCCACTGGAAGACCATTTTATACTGGGGAAACCACGGGTCTCTGCCTGCTGAGCAGGCATGCTGGGGGCACGTTTGCTCAGGCAGAGCGAGTGGGAGGTGCTGCAGTGCAAAGCACATTCACTTCGCAGTAGGACGGCTGCTGCCTTCACCGGCTCCCGGGGCTCCTGCACCAGCAAGGGGACAACCAGAGCAGGTGGCGCAAGGAAAACAAGCCTCAGAAATTGTTCAGCACATTTAAGCTGCGCAGGCATTGCTGCAAGGGCGCTGCCCCGAGCTGCGACGTTTCCCTGGGGTACCACATGTAGCCGCTCCTGCACGTTCACCTCTTCCCTCGAGCAGCACCCAAAAGCTTCGGGAAGCGGCATCAGCGCAGCTGCGGAGCTGCCCCGTGCTGCAGCCGGCTCTGCCTGCTCCGTCCCTGGGACTGAGTGGGACACCACGTCTGATGCCTCCCAGGAGCTTGGCTGTGGGAACAAAGCAGAAGTTATCCCCAAACtgtctggctgcagctgtgaaAGCTGGCAGCGAGGGGCTCTGCCTGCGCAGCGCTTGCAGGGAGCTGTGTGGGCTGGGAAACACTGGTCCATCAGCCTGagagaatttttctttccttcgGGAAATGGACACCACCAGGGGTTGGGCCAGCTGTTATGAATGCTCTCTCAGGGTTCCATTTGTGATTTCCAACTCACATCTGAAACCAGGGAAAGCCTTTTCACTTATGTTATCATCACATagatgaaagcagaagagatcTTCTGAATTGCAGATGCAGTGATGAACACGGGCAGCTGAGAACTGATAACCCTGCTGTTATCACCCTTTGTGGGCTGCCCAGAGATTACCAGCATTGACTACTACACCAGCAGAAGCAGTGAACAGAAAGCATTGCCCCAGTCCCAGCTTCTACATCCCCCAAGTCACTTTCTGCCTGCCCCATCCCAGACTTACCGACGAGCATCAGGATGGAGCAGAGGGTGCAGTACCCCTGCAAAGAGCTCATGTCTTGCCTTGGAGGTGCAGTGAGGACACACTCATGAGAAACTGCATCTGTGCCGACCTCAAAATTTTCATGAGGACGTGTCTCAGGCAGGAGGTCGGTGGTCAGCAGCTCCGGCCAATTGACTTTGAACTACTTGAGATGGCCCTGGGGAAGTCTGGCCACACGTCAGTGCCTCTGCAATCCCTCTTCAGCTCAGAAGGATGCTACCTGCTCTCAGGACACACAAGGGCCAGGGTGGCAGgatgcagccagcccaggggaGGGCTCAGGGAGGTACTGGAGGGATGAAGGTACATCAGAAGTCTCCagtggggaggctggagggtTGGTGTCAAAGCAGGTGGGTGAACAGGAAGGGGGGCAGTGACATTTCAAGAGGTTGAtgaaggagctgcagaggaTAGTGATGGccagggaaagagcagcagttTCTAGAGGGCAGAAAATGTCTATCAGGATTTGGGAACAAAGGAGAATTTGAGAGGACTGCATTTTACTCTGTGTTTTTACCTCTTTCCCCAAGGCTGCTCTCCTTCGCCAGACACCCTCTAGCCCAGCCCCCTCCcgctctgccccctcccctgcaccagctctgcctgaGCCCGGGGTTAGCCTGGCTCTGGGTGGATGCTACAgcacctccagctgcctccttcTCCACCCCCAAAATCTAAACCAACCCCAGCCCCATCAACACAGAGTTGAGAtgtacagaaggaaaagcaacaggaaTGATGCCTTCGGATGTTAGCACTCATTTTCTTAATAAGCTAAAAGCTGGGAAACACCATCTGAATATGTATGTTTCTACAAGTCattgcttttaaagtaaatataaaacatcGGTGTTCAGTAATTGAGCTTTATGTTAAGAGGAGCTGACCCAGGGGGGTTTCACAAGCCCAGGGAGTGGTCCTGGTCCACCAAAGCCAAAGTGGGTCCTgttccccagcccaggcagcaaGGAGACAGAGCACAGACCCCAGTGCACGCAGGCACTTTCCTACCACCAGCCACTGGCAGGTTGGCACAGCCACCGGCACCCCCGCGCCCACACACGGCACTCGCAGGGGTGTGAAGGGCCTGATGCTGCTCTCGCTCTCCAGCTGATGGGCTCACAGCTCACTCGCAGGTCTCGCCCTGGTTCACACTACAAAACATCCCTCAGCAGCTCGCCCAGCCCCGTGTccctgcacccagccccagccctgctgcccctctcCCACCAGACTCCTCGTCCCATTCACCAGCCAGGCTGACTCAAGTCTGCGATGGGATCAGCAGCTTACCTTGAACTGAGGTTGGTTTTTTCCTGGAGATCTCCTTAGCTGCACAAGCATAAGGCGTTGTGACTATAAGGCCTTCAGTTTGCCAACAAATCCATCCCGAGGAATGTTGAAGGATGAAGGGGGCTGGTAGAAGCTTTGCAGGGGTCCCTTCCTCCCTGAACTGAAGCATCGCTGGACTTGTCAGAGCCCCCCGACCTCATGAGGCACATCACaaaatttgcatttgctttgcagaagcCTTGTGACATCCCCGTCCTGAGCATGGCACCCCGCAGCATCCAGCGCCTCTGGCCTCTTTTGGACTGATGGACCTGGCTGTGTTGCAGAAGCCCTCACACACTTCACAAAGCCTGTCCCTCCTCGCATGGCTCCGCTGTGGGTCAGCTTTGGGGAGCACAGCTGGGATTTAGGGGCAGacctcagcctcctgcagctggccacagccaccagcactcACCTGAGGAGTCTTTCAGAGATGGAACCTACAAGCGCAGCAGATGAACTCATCCTCAGCCCCACCAACCACCGTGGCCACCCAGGAGGCAGAAGGTCCCTTCCCTGGTGCTTTTTCAGTGTTGACACAGAAACATCCTGCCTTCCCCTCACAGCTCTGTAgttatttctaaaaacaaaaccatagcGGTATAGGTGTTTTCTTTAGAGGCTTCTTTTGCTTCCACAGTTGTGTGCACGCTCAGGAATTGATGCAACCACTGCAGAAATACCTGAGCATCCTTTTCTGAGGTCCCGGCAGCTGGGGAACCTTGGCTTTGGTCTGGGGGCTCCTGTGCCATGTACACACTGTCATGCAAAGGCTTTTTTAGAGCCGTGAGCAATGCCAGGGCAGGAGGTGAGAGTACCAGGGCTGCAGAATGGGCTCAGTGGTGCAAAAGCAGCATTACCTGTGTGCCGTGAGAAGCCCCCGCCTCGCATGTGCAGAGTGCCGGCAGCAAAAATTAGAAATTTAAGAATATCTTCATCTGCAGTAGAGCTGGAGGAGCCACACTGTAATATGGATTTGCAAAACACTGAGAGTAACAAACAGGGATTAAAAGTgcacaaacattaaaaacatgacCTGTTACAGCGGCCTCTGTGAAACCCTCGACCTGCCAGGCTTCACAGCAGAGCCCGTCGCTCGTGGGCAAACAAGACACATCCAGCTCccaccccttccttcctccccaccagctCAGGGAAACCATCTGCTTCGCTAATATCTACAGACAAATGCTAGTTAGACCCTTGGTttcaggaaagcacagcagaaaaggtCTCTTCCTACCGCAGTGCCACTGGAGGTGCCTCCGTTCACACAACCTGGCACTCAGAAATAACCCCAAACCACAGGTGCTGCAGAGGGTCATCTCTGTATCTGGGTTAACGATACATTTTCCTAGTGAGGACCATCTGATTTTGGGACATAGCAGTCTCCTTCTGGCTTCCTCCAACACACCGTGGAAACAGTGGAAAAATCCCCTGCTCTGTGACATATCAGAGCCCAGCCGGTTACCGCTGCTCACAAAGAGACCTTTCCCTGCTTCCTTCCCACTcatttttaacacagaaaaaaccaccacaaccccttctcttcttcccttccctagGGAAAGCTTTGAGGATGACTTTATGGACCATAATTCATCAACACACTCATGGGAAAAGACTGCCGTTTTATCACCTAATTGCCTTCAAATCCTCTGCACCTGGAGCCACATTAAAGTATTTGTTTACAATATCCAGAAAGATACAGGCATGTGGAAAGGACAtaggaataaaatgaaaaatcttgtgGAAATCGAGATTAAACCtgaaaactggaggaaaaagctGATGTGCAGCCTTTATCCAGGTGATTTGCTGCAAACTTGCTGATGCAAAGCATTGTCAGGGGCTGGGGTTGTGCCGAGAGGTTTCAGGCTGTTTGCAGAGCTCATCAGCTGGAGCACCTCAGCTTTCCCAGCTGAGCTAAATGAAAACTCCTCGAGGGCTTGGGTACATATAACCTTGCCATTCAAAATAtacttgtttcttctttctctaaACTTATGCAAGGAATAGTTTTGCCCCCTCTTGCATGTCACTAAGCATAAAGCATCGCCATCTGTGGCTCCTGTATTTTACATTAACACGCACATCAGCAAAATACAAACCTCTATGCAGAGTAACTGCTCGCAGGCGGGGGGCAGGCAGTAACCAGCAGTGGGTGCGACACTGCCTTGATCACCTTTCTGGATGTACCAGAACAAACGTGCTGCTTGACAGATGCTTTCccctgaaaaatctgttttctgcataACCAATGTTTTAACAGAAGGATTTTTGTGCAGGAGAAGGGGCTAATGCTCTCTTTCCTGCGTTCAGTTAGATCTGTGTTTTTcacaaatgtctttttcttcctcttttttttttttttttttttgacactgaACCATCTGACTCAGCAAATGTTGATAGTAAAACTTCTGCTTACATTTCACCCGGGCTTACATATGCGTATTTAAAAGTATCCTTAACTGCTGGATGGGGATGTGTCTTTAAACATGCAATGTTTTCTCAGAATGTAACTCTGACTCCTgggaatctttattttctctttatttcttctttcctgctcagcagcagcctttcACCTCTTGTGGCCTTACACCTTCTGCTTTCCCcctttccagtgttttcaggCACAAACTCTACCAAAATCTGCTCAATTAGAATTCCCTGCTGGTGTTTCCCGGGGCAGGACTGATCTGCTCCAGGGGGGGCCCAACAGGAGTTTCCGAACCACAAAACAGGTTTTGCCTTCagcttttttccagtaaaataatcaaataaCCTGCCTGTAAAACAATGTGATGTTTGGCTGTTGACAAATCAAAATGCTTTAGAGCAACAGGTTTTATGGAGAGCTCTCATGGCTGTGTTTACATAAAACCCccttttttgtctcttttttgcttctttgggccggagggcagaggagcaggagctgcgCGCTGAGCGGAGGGGGGGTGCTCTGCCAGTCCTGCCTCCCCAGGCCCCTTCAGCCCCACCgctgctgtgcccagccctTTCAGAGATGCTATAAGGGATTAATTAACCACAAGTCAATTGTGCATATCTGGTTGGTGCGAAAGAACAGCAGAATAATTAATCACTTGGAAAATCTCGGTCTGGTGCTATGATCACCAGGCTCCTGTGAATTTGTAAaggttttccctttgtttcagTAAATCTACTGAAGTTAGAAATTGAATTATtgaatttaataattgaaattattaAAGGGGGCCAGGTGACAATTTGCTTCCATCCCTGATCTAATGTATTTACCCCCGTTACATTCTCTCGGCTCCAAGTGCTATGACAGCACAGGTAATGAACAGTAATGAGCCAGAAACCGGTACCTCCCACGAGCAGGTAGCACGATCTGTCAACGAATACGTCCTTTCTCTGGCTGATGACTAAGGAGGTCTCTGAAGTTCAACCAgaaaaaggggaggaggaaagaggtaAAATGGGTAAAATGAACAGATACCCATCGTTGGGCGCACGAGAGAGAGAGTACCGAACACATCCCTGCTCAAGACTGCCAACCCAAACCAGAGATGTCTCTGCTGCTGCGGGTTATTCAAGAATTtgagaggagcaggaggtgtAAGGAGTTCCCAGGGGACACCGTTACCATCAGGTTTGCATGTTGCCTTTGGTACCTCACACGCTGCGAAGGGCAGCCCACCCTTCCTGCAGCCCACTGAAGGCAATTACAAGATTTGCTTGCACT of the Falco naumanni isolate bFalNau1 chromosome 14, bFalNau1.pat, whole genome shotgun sequence genome contains:
- the LOC121097260 gene encoding uncharacterized protein LOC121097260 isoform X1, with protein sequence MSSGWCRWSLGSLLLLLGRNLSIHVKIHQDSVNGTVGESVLLPISYRFDGAPCFPVSIRWTLNDSQGPLTTCTVHNCSLGARGTPSSCFATCFTHITYQSRTKVFPENGSLLLQNLRLSDSRGYTVVFGPRHQTLTITLTVHEQPSSPPHPDESSQGRYYAIWICPSIFPLLFLLFYCARRRGAARQQKRKVIEQQQVSSMEEAHVESAAVGNVATIYATVADRFEQSQPRPTPEVMYASITSPGPTGLDPGPYHLLV
- the LOC121097260 gene encoding uncharacterized protein LOC121097260 isoform X2, translated to MLVGRNLSIHVKIHQDSVNGTVGESVLLPISYRFDGAPCFPVSIRWTLNDSQGPLTTCTVHNCSLGARGTPSSCFATCFTHITYQSRTKVFPENGSLLLQNLRLSDSRGYTVVFGPRHQTLTITLTVHEQPSSPPHPDESSQGRYYAIWICPSIFPLLFLLFYCARRRGAARQQKRKVIEQQQVSSMEEAHVESAAVGNVATIYATVADRFEQSQPRPTPEVMYASITSPGPTGLDPGPYHLLV